A section of the Drosophila sechellia strain sech25 chromosome 3L, ASM438219v1, whole genome shotgun sequence genome encodes:
- the LOC6619417 gene encoding U4/U6 small nuclear ribonucleoprotein Prp3, whose protein sequence is MSSIITRKDGDEQKLSKKRAAASDSRSGGGSALEAPKKSRFDVPEKNGGGGEKKEEVAVPASLSSTQIKLMMAHAQREIEERKRALSNLRDKDPLLASVPSIGMPVALATQALAKKPTPEDSEKARKIAELQAQIRAKLTGNLASLIQPTAVAAAAAAAAQAQERPKPLILDDEGRTVDKSGRTINIPTVTPTLKANIRAKKREVFQRQTGLGERSESGASAQEEAIKYIDDRIALKPTVRTKRTLRFHEPGKFQQLAERMRMKSQLERLQNEISQIARKTGISSATKLALIAPKQDMPDDVPAMEWWDSVILTQDLETVDEASGKISIRQTAITNLIEHPTQMKPPNEPLKPVYLPVFLTKKERKKLRRQNRREAWKEEQEKIRLGLVAPPEPKLRISNLMRVLGSEAVQDPTKMEQHVREQMAKRQKAHEDANNARKLTSEQKSEKKQRKLREDTSCGVHVSVYRIRDLQDNQSKKFKVETNAKQLQMTGSVVLFRDCCVVVVEGGPKQQKKYRRLMLTRIKWEEDIAKGNDGQDVPNSCVLVWEGTSQRRHFGEIKFKIFPMEKMAREFFQKHQVEHYWDLAYSGAVLEASTDQQ, encoded by the exons ATGTCGTCCATTATCACGCGCAAGGATGGCGACGAACAGAAATTGTCCAAAAAGCGCGCTGCAGCCTCAGATTCCAGAAGTGGTGGTGGAAGCGCCCTTGAAGCGCCCAAGAAATCCCGCTTCGATGTCCCGGAAAAGAATGGCGGCGGTGGTGAGAAGAAAGAGGAGGTCGCCGTACCCGCCTCGCTGAGTTCCACGCAGATCAAGCTGATGATGGCCCATGCCCAGCGGGAGATCGAGGAACGCAAGCGTGCCCTGAGTAATCTAAGGGACAAGGATCCGCTGCTGGCGTCAGTTCCATCGATCGGAATGCCCGTCGCCCTAGCCACTCAAGCGCTGGCGAAGAAGCCCACGCCCGAGGACTCGGAGAAGGCCAGGAAGATTGCCGAGTTGCAGGCGCAGATCAGGGCCAAGCTTACTGGCAATTTGGCCAGTTTGATTCAGCCGACTGCGGTAGCGgccgccgctgcagctgctgctcagGCGCAGGAACGACCCAAACCCCTGATCCTGGACGATGAAGGGCGCACTGTGGACAAAAGCGGACGTACCATTAATATACCCACGGTGACACCCACATTGAAAGCCAACATACGCGCCAAGAAACGGGAGGTGTTCCAGCGCCAAACGGGGTTGGGTGAACGGAGTGAGTCGGGCGCTTCGGCCCAGGAAGAAGCTATCAAGTACATTGACGACCGCATAGCCCTGAAGCCCACTGTTAGAACCAAGAGGACGTTGAGATTCCACGAGCCCGGCAAGTTCCAGCAGCTGGCCGAACGAATGCGCATGAAGAGCCAGCTGGAGCGGCTGCAGAATGAGATTTCGCAAATAGCCCGAAAAACTGGCATCTCGTCGGCCACCAAACTGGCATTGATTGCCCCCAAACAGGACATGCCGGACGATGTGCCTGCCATGGAGTGGTGGGACTCAGTTATACTCACCCAGGATCTGGAGACAGTGGACGAGGCAAGCGGTAAGATAAGCATACGCCAAACAGCCATAACCAACCTTATAGAGCATCCCACACAAATGAAGCCGCCAA ATGAGCCCTTGAAACCAGTGTATTTGCCGGTATTCCTCACCAAGAAAGAGCGCAAAAAGCTTCGTCGCCAGAACCGTCGCGAGGCCTggaaggaggagcaggagaagaTCCGACTGGGTTTGGTGGCTCCACCGGAGCCGAAACTGCGCATATCCAACCTGATGCGAGTCCTTGGCTCGGAGGCCGTGCAAGATCCCACCAAAATGGAGCAGCATGTGCGCGAGCAGATGGCCAAGCGGCAGAAGGCACACGAAGATGCCAACAATGCGCGCAAGCTGACCAGCGAGCAGAAGAGCGAAAAGAAGCAGCGCAAGCTGAGGGAGGACACCAGCTGCGGAGTACATGTGAGCGTCTATCGCATACGAGATCTGCAAGACAACCAGAGCAAGAAGTTCAAGGTGGAGACCAATGCCAAGCAGCTGCAGATGACCGGcagcgtggtgttgttccgcGACTGCTGTGTGGTTGTCGTGGAGGGTGGGCCCAAGCAGCAGAAGAAGTATCGCAGACTCATGCTAACGCGCATCAAGTGGGAGGAGGACATCGCCAAGGGCAACGACGGCCAGGACGTGCCCAACTCATGCGTGCTCGTCTGGGAGGGTACTAGTCAGCGACGGCACTTTGGCGAGATCAAGTTTAAGATCTTTCCCATGGAAAAAATGGCCCGTGAGTTCTTTCAGAAGCACCAGGTCGAACACTACTGGGATCTGGCCTACTCAGGAGCCGTGCTTGAGGCCTCCACGGATCAGCAGTAG
- the LOC6619418 gene encoding exosome complex component MTR3, producing the protein MLTVSQTKNTLLDGASIEEEPYITLQESEDFFESLDKPAKEPTQLAPRNTFIRAGVLTTVRGSAYMEYGNTKVLTIVAPPKELIRASARRMNMGVLNCYVNFAAFGTGDLDSVPERERYLSSMLTKALEPVVCRTEFLNFQLDIRVLILDDDGCLLSTAINCCGVALVECGISTYDLITASTACIYRDHVFLNPSAKIEELLWKHRSNSGTDSTTSSSSVQEHGLIITASMDTFEQIAQCQQCGYLSPDTYVKLLDYTLDMNKSLRELVKGVLTKRVKEQHELDLREKAETALEDQRLEEIIEKLKKQGPEEFIQSNIREDPYVKRQ; encoded by the exons atgttAACGGTGAGCCAGACGAAGAACACCCTGCTCGATGGAGCCTCCATTGAGGAAGAGCCGTACATAACTCTGCAGGAAAGCGAGGATTTCTTTGAGAGTCTTGACAAACCGGCGAAGGAACCAACACAACTGGCACCTAGAAACACCT TCATCCGCGCCGGTGTGTTGACCACAGTGAGAGGTTCCGCCTACATGGAGTACGGAAACACAAAGGTTCTGACCATTGTGGCCCCGCCAAAGGAGCTAATCCGCGCCAGCGCCCGCAGAATGAACATGGGCGTGCTGAATTGCTATGTGAATTTTGCGGCCTTTGGCACAGGGGATCTGGATTCGGTGCCGGAACGGGAACGCTACCTAAGCAGCATGCTGACCAAGGCCTTGGAGCCGGTGGTGTGCCGCACGGAGTTCCTCAACTTTCAGCTGGACATACGGGTGCTCATTCTCGACGATGACGGCTGCCTACTCAGCACTGCCATCAATTGCTGCGGAGTGGCTTTGGTGGAGTGCGGCATTTCCACCTACGACTTAATTACGGCCTCCACAGCTTGTATCTATCGGGATCACGTCTTCCTGAATCCCAGTGCCAAGATCGAGGAGCTGCTCTGGAAGCATCGCAGCAACAGCGGCACCGATAGCACAACCAGCTCATCATCCGTCCAGGAGCACGGCCTGATCATTACCGCCAGCATGGACACCTTTGAACAGATTGCCCAGTGCCAGCAGTGCGGATATCTCAGTCCAGACACCTATGTAAAGCTGCTGGATTACACCCTGGACATGAACAAGTCCCTGAGAGAACTAGTCAAAGGCGTGCTCACGAAGCGGGTGAAGGAACAGCACGAACTGGATCTACGCGAGAAGGCCGAGACCGCTCTAGAAGATCAGCGGCTGGAGGAGATAATCGAGAAGCTGAAGAAGCAAGGACCAGAGGAGTTTATACAATCGAACATACGGGAGGATCCCTATGTAAAGAGGCAGTAG